A genomic window from bacterium includes:
- a CDS encoding protein-L-isoaspartate(D-aspartate) O-methyltransferase, with the protein MPSLQRSEENGYVGARRRLVERLREQGVRDPRVLEAVSEVRRHLLVDEALRDRAYEDVPLPIGDGQTISAPGIVAAMSEALELQGHETVLEVGTGSGYQAAILSRLAARVISIERIPGLANRARSALDMLGVTNVVVHLGDGSRGRPSEAPFDAIVVTAGGPKIPEPLVEQLVPGGRLVGPFGPRGQQELIRVRRKADGELVRESLGLCRFVDLVGEHGWMG; encoded by the coding sequence ATGCCGAGCCTGCAACGCAGTGAGGAAAACGGCTACGTCGGTGCGCGGCGGCGCCTCGTCGAGCGTCTGCGCGAGCAAGGCGTGCGGGATCCGCGGGTTCTCGAGGCGGTCTCCGAGGTTCGCCGACATCTGCTGGTCGATGAAGCGTTGCGCGACCGGGCCTACGAAGATGTTCCGCTTCCGATCGGCGATGGCCAGACCATCTCTGCGCCTGGAATCGTGGCCGCCATGTCCGAGGCTCTGGAACTCCAGGGGCACGAAACAGTTCTCGAGGTCGGCACGGGCTCGGGCTACCAGGCCGCGATTCTCTCGCGCCTGGCGGCGCGGGTCATCTCGATCGAACGGATTCCGGGCCTCGCGAATCGCGCTCGCTCCGCTCTCGATATGCTGGGCGTCACGAACGTGGTGGTCCATCTGGGCGACGGCTCCCGGGGCCGTCCGAGCGAAGCTCCGTTCGACGCCATCGTCGTCACGGCGGGCGGACCGAAGATTCCAGAGCCGCTGGTCGAGCAGCTGGTACCCGGCGGACGCCTGGTTGGGCCTTTCGGGCCGCGAGGCCAGCAAGAGCTGATCCGGGTGCGGCGCAAGGCAGACGGCGAGCTGGTTCGCGAGTCTCTCGGCCTGTGTCGTTTCGTCGATCTGGTGGGCGAGCACGGATGGATGGGCTGA
- a CDS encoding peptidoglycan DD-metalloendopeptidase family protein produces MDGLTRLGHFMLRCGLVVLLLNPASCAHRSDGVVHTVREGENLFRIAQHYGVPISEILDANDVPDVRDLPTGASLWIPGARVRRPSTRPLRPPLQSRPAAEADALAHGALRFAWPLRGRLTSRYGPRGRRLHEGLDIAASGGTLVRAAEAGRVVFSGRMGGYGNVVVLRHTPAYASVYAHHRRNRVSKGGFVDKGGVVGEVGTTGNASGPHLHFEIRRDEIAQDPLLFLP; encoded by the coding sequence ATGGATGGGCTGACGCGGCTCGGCCACTTCATGCTGCGCTGCGGGCTGGTCGTGTTGCTGTTGAACCCGGCCAGTTGTGCGCACAGAAGCGATGGTGTCGTTCACACCGTTCGGGAAGGCGAGAATCTCTTCCGTATTGCCCAGCACTACGGGGTACCGATCTCGGAAATTCTCGACGCGAACGACGTTCCGGATGTCCGGGATCTTCCGACCGGCGCCAGTTTGTGGATCCCCGGGGCCCGTGTTCGAAGGCCGAGCACCCGCCCCCTGCGACCGCCGTTGCAATCAAGACCCGCCGCAGAAGCCGACGCCCTGGCGCACGGCGCCCTGCGTTTCGCCTGGCCGCTCCGCGGTCGCCTCACATCGCGCTATGGCCCGCGCGGGCGGCGCCTCCACGAAGGCCTCGATATCGCCGCTTCCGGGGGCACCCTGGTGCGAGCGGCCGAGGCCGGGAGGGTGGTCTTCAGTGGCCGCATGGGTGGCTACGGAAACGTGGTCGTGCTCCGACACACTCCCGCATATGCCAGCGTCTATGCCCACCATCGTCGCAACCGGGTGAGCAAGGGCGGTTTCGTCGACAAGGGCGGGGTGGTGGGAGAGGTGGGGACCACCGGAAACGCCTCGGGGCCCCATCTACACTTCGAGATCCGGCGGGACGAGATAGCCCAGGACCCGCTACTCTTCCTGCCTTGA
- a CDS encoding adenine phosphoribosyltransferase — MAHVTVDQLRSLIRDVPDFPKEGILFRDVTPLLLDPAGLNAAINAVAAPFGDAKVDRVLGIEARGFIFGAPIAQALGAGFGLVRKAGKLPYESHSASYEFEYGIDRVEMHVDTVESGQRVLIVDDLIATGGTAAAAVELVRRAGGEVVGCSFLIELLALGGHKKIDTDCHAVLTY, encoded by the coding sequence ATTGCCCACGTGACCGTCGACCAACTGCGCTCGCTGATTCGAGATGTTCCGGATTTCCCCAAAGAGGGGATCCTGTTCCGGGATGTCACCCCATTGTTGCTCGATCCTGCCGGGTTGAACGCGGCCATCAATGCGGTGGCGGCACCCTTCGGCGATGCCAAGGTGGACAGGGTGCTGGGAATCGAAGCCCGTGGCTTCATCTTCGGTGCTCCGATCGCCCAGGCGCTGGGCGCTGGCTTCGGCCTGGTTCGGAAGGCGGGCAAGCTGCCCTATGAGAGTCATTCTGCGAGCTACGAGTTCGAATACGGCATCGATCGCGTGGAGATGCACGTGGATACCGTGGAATCCGGACAACGTGTCTTGATCGTGGACGACCTGATCGCCACGGGCGGAACCGCAGCAGCCGCTGTCGAGCTGGTCCGAAGAGCGGGCGGCGAAGTGGTCGGCTGCTCCTTCCTGATCGAGCTTCTCGCCCTCGGCGGTCACAAGAAGATCGACACCGACTGCCACGCAGTCCTGACCTACTAG
- a CDS encoding SMP-30/gluconolactonase/LRE family protein, with the protein MTRTLTPLLDGLAFPEGPRWHDGRLWFSDMHARTVMTVTAAGKTEEILRVEERPSGLGWLPDGRLLIVSMQDRRLLRLEADGTLAVHADLESLARHHCNDLVVDAHGHAFVGNFGFDLDAGDTPTPTELLRVDPDGSAHVASADMSFPNGAVITPDGETLVVAETFGPRLSAFDLASDGTLSNRRIWAQFERAVPDGICLDAEGAIWVASPVSKEILRVREGGDVTERIPTDQMAIACMLGGEERRTLFILTSESVSPAECEASRNARILTTEVEVPGAGLP; encoded by the coding sequence ATGACGCGAACGTTGACACCGCTTCTCGATGGTCTGGCTTTCCCGGAAGGCCCGCGCTGGCACGACGGCCGGCTCTGGTTCTCGGACATGCACGCTCGGACAGTGATGACCGTGACTGCGGCCGGCAAGACCGAGGAGATCCTTCGCGTGGAGGAGCGACCCTCGGGGCTCGGGTGGCTCCCGGACGGGCGCCTGCTCATCGTGTCCATGCAGGATCGCCGGCTCCTGCGCCTGGAGGCCGATGGCACATTGGCGGTGCACGCGGATCTCGAGAGCCTCGCGCGCCATCATTGCAACGATCTGGTCGTCGACGCCCATGGTCATGCCTTCGTCGGCAACTTCGGCTTCGATCTCGATGCGGGCGACACGCCGACGCCGACCGAGCTGCTGCGGGTCGATCCGGACGGCTCAGCTCACGTGGCATCCGCCGACATGTCGTTTCCGAACGGCGCGGTCATCACGCCGGACGGCGAGACCCTGGTCGTCGCCGAGACCTTCGGCCCCCGCCTCAGCGCCTTCGATCTCGCCTCGGACGGCACCCTCTCCAACCGCCGGATCTGGGCGCAATTCGAGAGAGCGGTGCCCGACGGCATCTGTCTGGACGCCGAAGGCGCCATCTGGGTCGCGTCTCCAGTCTCCAAGGAGATCCTACGTGTTCGTGAGGGCGGCGACGTGACCGAGCGCATTCCCACCGATCAGATGGCCATCGCTTGCATGCTCGGAGGCGAGGAGCGGCGGACCCTGTTCATCCTCACCTCGGAAAGCGTCAGCCCGGCAGAATGCGAAGCCTCCCGCAACGCCCGCATTCTCACGACGGAGGTGGAGGTACCCGGGGCAGGTCTTCCCTAG
- a CDS encoding TIGR03619 family F420-dependent LLM class oxidoreductase → MRLPSCSWRILVPLRFVTSLAFQPPAHLAPLAKAADEAGFDAVALSDHVIHPEKLETPYPYTDDGKPRWEPFTNWPDPWVTAGALLGVTERLRVISSVFVLPMRNPFLVAKAVGTAAVLSGGRVALGVGAGWMADEFELMEQPFPGRGRRMDEMIEVLRQLWQGGWVEHHGEFYDFPRLEMSPVPEEEIPILVGGLSKRALERAASVGDGWISDLHSTEELAGLVSMLGELRAAGPRANRPFQIVVSCNDAFDLDGYRRLQDLGITHLNTMPWLFYGADPNSLEEKCDGLHRFADDILQRI, encoded by the coding sequence ATGCGCCTTCCCTCGTGCTCCTGGAGGATACTCGTGCCGCTCCGATTCGTGACCTCACTCGCCTTCCAACCACCTGCCCATCTGGCGCCGCTCGCGAAGGCCGCGGACGAAGCCGGTTTCGATGCGGTGGCACTCTCGGATCACGTGATCCACCCGGAGAAACTCGAGACACCGTACCCGTACACCGACGATGGAAAACCGCGCTGGGAACCCTTCACGAATTGGCCGGATCCGTGGGTCACCGCGGGAGCGCTGTTGGGGGTGACCGAGCGCTTGCGTGTGATCAGCAGCGTGTTCGTGCTGCCGATGCGCAATCCCTTCCTGGTCGCGAAAGCCGTGGGTACGGCCGCCGTGCTCTCGGGAGGACGGGTCGCTCTTGGGGTGGGTGCCGGCTGGATGGCCGACGAGTTCGAGCTGATGGAGCAGCCCTTCCCAGGCCGCGGCCGGCGCATGGATGAAATGATCGAGGTGCTCCGCCAGCTCTGGCAGGGAGGATGGGTCGAGCACCACGGCGAATTCTACGACTTCCCGCGCCTCGAGATGAGCCCGGTGCCGGAAGAGGAGATCCCGATCCTCGTGGGAGGGCTGTCGAAGCGTGCACTCGAACGCGCGGCCAGCGTAGGAGACGGATGGATCTCCGACCTTCACAGCACCGAGGAGCTGGCGGGCCTGGTATCGATGCTAGGCGAGCTACGTGCGGCAGGCCCCCGAGCCAATCGCCCCTTCCAGATCGTCGTCTCCTGCAACGACGCCTTCGATCTCGATGGCTACCGCCGCCTCCAGGACCTCGGCATCACCCACCTCAACACCATGCCTTGGCTCTTCTACGGCGCCGACCCCAACTCGCTCGAGGAGAAATGCGACGGCCTCCACCGCTTCGCCGACGACATCCTGCAACGCATCTGA
- a CDS encoding M20/M25/M40 family metallo-hydrolase, whose product MSGLVVEGWVDQQWETSILPALESYIRIPNKSPLFDPAWREHGHMDRAVAEVAEWCRSRDVPGLIVEVIEDPQLTPLLYLEVPEQSEVPGQSDDTVLLYGHLDKQPEMIGWEEDLGPWSPVRRGDRLYGRGGADDGYAAFASLTALELLAREQVPHARCVLLIECCEESGSPDLPEHVQRLLPRIGQPSLVVCLDSGCGNYDQLWGTTSLRGMVSGELRVDVLDEGVHSGDAGGIVPSSFRILRQLLSRIEDEDTGRVFPAGLNAEIPADRVAEARKVASQIGDDVSTKFPFAGATRPPDGDPADLILNRTWRPALAITGLGGAPAPSDAGNVLRPSTTAKLSLRLPPGVDGDAATAAVKTLLEANPPSGAGVHFEAEPSATGWNAPPIAPWLERAVDAASSACFGRPALMMGEGGTIPFISMLGDLFPEAQFLITGVLGPASNAHGPNEFLHIPTAKRLTTAVARIVADHHLRS is encoded by the coding sequence ATGAGCGGTCTGGTGGTGGAGGGTTGGGTCGACCAGCAGTGGGAGACGTCGATCCTCCCTGCGCTCGAGAGCTACATCCGCATTCCGAACAAGTCTCCGCTCTTCGATCCCGCCTGGCGCGAGCATGGCCACATGGATCGGGCCGTGGCAGAGGTCGCGGAATGGTGCCGCAGCCGAGACGTTCCCGGTCTGATCGTCGAGGTCATCGAGGATCCACAACTCACCCCGCTCCTCTACCTCGAGGTTCCGGAGCAGAGCGAGGTTCCGGGCCAGAGCGATGACACGGTGCTGCTCTATGGCCATCTCGACAAGCAGCCCGAGATGATCGGATGGGAAGAGGACCTGGGACCGTGGTCGCCGGTTCGTCGCGGCGATCGACTCTACGGACGCGGCGGCGCTGATGACGGCTACGCAGCGTTCGCTTCGCTAACCGCCCTGGAGCTTCTGGCCCGAGAGCAGGTGCCGCACGCACGCTGTGTTCTGCTGATCGAATGCTGCGAGGAGAGTGGCAGCCCGGATCTCCCCGAACACGTGCAGCGCTTGCTGCCGCGAATCGGTCAGCCCTCGCTGGTGGTCTGTCTGGATTCCGGATGTGGAAACTACGACCAGTTGTGGGGCACCACTTCGCTGCGGGGCATGGTCAGCGGCGAACTCCGGGTCGACGTGCTCGACGAGGGCGTGCACTCCGGAGACGCGGGGGGCATCGTCCCTTCGAGTTTCAGGATCCTGCGCCAACTCCTTTCACGGATCGAGGACGAAGACACGGGGCGCGTGTTTCCAGCCGGGTTGAACGCGGAGATCCCGGCGGATCGCGTCGCCGAAGCCCGCAAGGTGGCCAGCCAGATCGGCGATGACGTGTCCACGAAGTTTCCCTTCGCCGGCGCCACGCGCCCACCGGACGGAGACCCCGCGGATCTGATCCTGAACCGCACCTGGCGTCCCGCCCTCGCGATCACGGGCCTGGGCGGCGCGCCGGCTCCGAGCGATGCCGGGAATGTCCTTCGCCCATCGACCACCGCGAAGCTCTCGCTCCGCCTGCCGCCAGGCGTCGACGGCGACGCCGCCACCGCCGCGGTCAAGACCCTGCTCGAGGCGAACCCGCCGAGTGGCGCCGGCGTGCATTTCGAGGCCGAGCCTTCGGCGACCGGATGGAACGCCCCGCCCATCGCCCCGTGGCTCGAACGAGCCGTTGATGCAGCCTCGTCTGCCTGCTTCGGCCGCCCTGCCCTCATGATGGGTGAAGGCGGCACCATCCCCTTCATTTCCATGCTGGGCGATCTCTTCCCCGAAGCCCAGTTCCTCATCACGGGCGTTCTGGGCCCCGCTTCCAATGCCCACGGACCCAACGAGTTCCTCCACATCCCTACCGCCAAACGTCTCACCACCGCCGTTGCTCGGATCGTCGCCGATCACCACCTACGCAGCTGA
- a CDS encoding paraslipin, with translation METLIGVGVIAALVIFVLAKTAVVVPQQSAYVVERLGKYSDTLHAGFHILMPFVDRIAYKHSLKERAIDIQEQICITRDNVQVGVDGVLYLQVLDARRASYGIGNYVFAISQLAQTTLRSEVGKIDLDRTFEERAQMNASVVSELDMASDPWGVKVMRYEIKNINPPHDVLTAMEKQMRAEREKRAVVLESEGHRDAAINQAEGDKQKVIKESEATRMKQINEAQGEAEAIEAVARATAEGLRQVASALSSPGGGEAMQLRVAEQYVKEFGNLAKEGNTFVVPSNLSDIASIIALATGFNKDANKNGSPSLG, from the coding sequence ATGGAGACGCTCATTGGTGTTGGTGTCATTGCCGCCCTCGTCATCTTCGTACTGGCGAAGACGGCGGTCGTCGTTCCCCAGCAGAGTGCCTATGTCGTCGAACGCCTCGGGAAGTATTCGGACACGCTCCACGCGGGCTTCCACATCCTGATGCCCTTCGTGGACCGGATCGCCTACAAGCACTCCCTGAAGGAGCGGGCGATCGATATCCAGGAGCAGATCTGCATCACCCGGGACAACGTCCAGGTCGGCGTGGATGGCGTCCTCTACCTCCAGGTCCTGGATGCCCGGCGGGCCTCCTACGGCATCGGCAACTACGTCTTCGCCATCTCCCAGCTGGCCCAGACGACGCTGCGAAGCGAGGTCGGCAAGATCGATCTCGATCGGACCTTCGAGGAACGTGCGCAGATGAATGCGTCGGTCGTCTCCGAACTCGACATGGCCTCGGATCCCTGGGGCGTGAAGGTGATGCGCTACGAGATCAAGAACATCAATCCGCCCCATGACGTGCTGACCGCCATGGAGAAGCAGATGCGCGCCGAGCGCGAGAAGCGGGCGGTGGTTCTCGAATCCGAGGGCCACCGCGATGCCGCCATCAACCAGGCCGAGGGCGACAAGCAGAAGGTGATCAAGGAGTCCGAGGCGACCCGGATGAAGCAGATCAACGAAGCCCAGGGTGAGGCAGAAGCGATCGAGGCCGTGGCCCGCGCAACCGCCGAGGGCCTTCGGCAGGTGGCCTCGGCGCTGAGTTCGCCTGGTGGCGGCGAAGCCATGCAGCTTCGCGTGGCGGAGCAGTACGTCAAGGAGTTCGGAAACCTGGCAAAGGAAGGCAACACCTTCGTCGTGCCCTCCAATCTCTCCGACATCGCCTCGATCATCGCGCTGGCGACGGGTTTCAACAAAGATGCTAACAAGAACGGCTCCCCGAGCCTCGGCTAG
- a CDS encoding NTP transferase domain-containing protein, whose product MRAILLAAGWGTRLGPEYGGSAKALAPIGSRKAIDWAADAVEALGHVRAIDVLTNEKSRPAITDWAMGRAGRVTLRVLGNGVSSHANRRGAVADLADYIATSSIDEDLLVLAADNVFDFSLAGLANRTRRTPTVVTYDVGTSEKVKRYASVELRPDGVVTALVEKDPRPASTLAVTAVYGIPRSRLSDLTAYLAEDHPPDNLGYLAEWWCAQGCLEAERGEGTWIDIGNPDDLIRARQLLG is encoded by the coding sequence GTGCGCGCGATCTTGCTGGCAGCAGGCTGGGGTACGCGGCTCGGCCCTGAGTACGGCGGAAGCGCGAAAGCCCTGGCGCCGATCGGCAGCCGAAAGGCCATCGATTGGGCAGCGGACGCCGTTGAGGCGCTGGGCCATGTCCGCGCCATTGACGTCCTCACGAACGAGAAGAGCCGCCCTGCCATCACGGACTGGGCGATGGGTCGGGCCGGGCGGGTCACGCTTCGGGTGCTCGGCAATGGCGTGTCGTCTCACGCGAACAGGCGAGGGGCCGTGGCGGACCTGGCCGACTACATCGCGACCTCGAGCATCGACGAGGACCTACTCGTCCTCGCAGCCGACAACGTCTTCGACTTCAGCCTGGCCGGGCTTGCGAACCGCACGCGCCGCACGCCAACGGTCGTGACCTACGACGTCGGCACCAGCGAGAAGGTGAAACGCTACGCCAGCGTCGAGCTGCGCCCGGACGGCGTCGTCACCGCCCTCGTCGAGAAGGATCCCAGACCTGCCTCGACCCTGGCCGTCACGGCCGTCTACGGTATCCCCCGCTCCCGTCTCTCCGATCTCACAGCCTACCTCGCGGAGGATCACCCACCGGACAACCTCGGGTATCTCGCAGAATGGTGGTGCGCCCAGGGCTGCCTGGAAGCAGAACGGGGCGAGGGAACCTGGATCGACATCGGAAACCCCGACGACCTGATCCGAGCCCGCCAGCTACTCGGCTGA
- a CDS encoding GNAT family N-acetyltransferase, whose protein sequence is MPRMTPEQMLDRLEIEDLLTRYATGVDRKDWDLWESCFTPEAVIDYTAFGGISGGVSEVRAWLEKTMGIFAMSQHMVMNKEIELSGDSATSRAGFYNPMSLAIDDGEKRLLFFEGGYYLDQLVRTADGWKICERVEEFSYSTRLNPHSNRSRASGPPERCRPIDASDLARVSRWNQQLQNDEGAAPMALDAVEARLQRWLISGYEGLIFEVESVPVGYALYRQTDPDLKEPDGVYLRQFFILREHRRRGLGTRAFQLFRNEALGGRRLVLEALASNPDGEAFWRSLGMTPYSVTFELKPDAAANPSGRSAE, encoded by the coding sequence ATGCCGCGCATGACTCCCGAACAGATGCTGGACCGCCTGGAAATCGAGGATCTCCTCACGCGCTACGCAACCGGGGTCGACCGCAAGGATTGGGACCTCTGGGAGAGCTGCTTCACCCCGGAGGCCGTGATCGACTACACGGCCTTCGGGGGGATAAGCGGCGGTGTAAGCGAGGTTCGTGCGTGGCTCGAGAAGACCATGGGCATCTTTGCGATGAGCCAACACATGGTCATGAACAAGGAGATCGAGCTTTCCGGCGATTCTGCCACCAGCCGCGCCGGGTTCTACAACCCGATGTCCCTGGCGATCGATGACGGAGAGAAGCGGCTTCTCTTCTTCGAGGGCGGTTACTACCTCGACCAGCTGGTTCGAACGGCCGACGGCTGGAAGATCTGCGAGCGGGTCGAAGAATTCAGCTACTCGACACGCCTGAACCCCCACTCAAACCGCAGCAGAGCTAGCGGGCCTCCTGAGCGATGCAGGCCGATCGACGCTTCGGATCTTGCGCGCGTTTCGCGATGGAACCAACAGCTCCAGAATGACGAAGGTGCGGCACCGATGGCGCTCGATGCGGTCGAGGCCCGATTGCAACGCTGGCTCATCTCCGGCTACGAGGGGCTCATTTTCGAGGTGGAGTCCGTGCCCGTGGGGTACGCGCTCTATCGCCAGACCGACCCGGACCTGAAGGAACCGGACGGGGTCTACCTTCGTCAGTTCTTCATTCTTCGCGAGCATCGCCGACGTGGTCTCGGCACGCGTGCGTTCCAACTCTTCCGCAACGAGGCGTTGGGCGGGCGGAGATTGGTTCTCGAGGCGCTCGCGTCCAACCCCGACGGTGAAGCGTTCTGGCGGTCCCTGGGGATGACCCCGTACAGCGTGACGTTCGAGCTGAAACCAGATGCGGCCGCGAACCCATCGGGACGCTCAGCCGAGTAG
- a CDS encoding response regulator — MRRERDESPPPTVAAMAWRMHSSLSMSGTRVLIIDDDAATRKMLAEALREQGFDTRYAVNVEPALDLLDDEVFGAIVCAEEMATRDASELLEAAQRAEQAPPVIVMTDEATPDTAGAMRRAGAFGFVKKPFLPSQLCKLIHQAVSART; from the coding sequence ATGAGACGGGAGCGCGACGAGAGCCCTCCTCCGACCGTCGCAGCGATGGCATGGAGGATGCATTCGTCCTTGAGCATGTCCGGGACGCGTGTACTCATCATCGACGACGATGCCGCCACCCGTAAGATGCTGGCGGAAGCCCTTCGGGAACAGGGCTTCGATACGAGGTACGCGGTGAATGTCGAGCCGGCCCTGGATCTACTCGATGACGAGGTGTTCGGCGCGATCGTGTGTGCGGAGGAAATGGCCACCCGCGACGCCTCCGAGCTACTCGAAGCCGCCCAGCGGGCCGAACAGGCGCCGCCCGTCATCGTCATGACCGACGAAGCAACACCGGATACCGCCGGGGCGATGCGAAGAGCAGGAGCTTTCGGCTTCGTGAAGAAGCCCTTCCTCCCATCGCAGCTCTGCAAGCTCATCCATCAGGCGGTCAGCGCTCGGACCTGA
- a CDS encoding PAS domain S-box protein — protein MVGTLPQLDESGEVRPAGWRRTLALFLATCFFTLDWITPLGVAVGVPYVAVILVSLRLPTSREVVFFAIGCSVLTLIGIGLSPGPGGVEWWKVLANRTLALFVIWTTATVGLQRRRVHLALRASRMAREKGDQAHAISLAENQARLGGVIQSAMDGIVTIDENQRIVVFNHAAEQLFGASADDVIGKSADRLIPERTRGQQPDFIREFAASGEATRRLGVQGDLFGLRSDGTEFPIEISISQAETDGKKLFTAFIHDITEQRLAVEELAIRAKQEAVIADLGRRAFIEMSLEKTIQECLETLSLTLGAEFAKVLELNPDQTSFKLVAGVGWKAEPADTLPIPADPSTQSGYTLSVDHPVVVTDLESETRFSGPTLLETHDVRSGLSVVIPGDDGPYGVLGVHGQQARPYSKNDIDFLQAIASFIGLAARRAKADRRLRSAEARAREAEELASIGTIMAGIAHDVGTPMNVIMGYADMLERSLSDPKERERATLIKQQIGRIVRLVDTLLNMARPSKGVPVPVQLGELLDASLSFFQEKLRKHGIFVEKKFEPAPEIRGNADRLQQLFLNLFVNAVDAMPDGGTLQVQLRPLGEDEVEVRIRDDGTGIQSGDLQRIFEPFFTTKQRGEGTGLGLVVSKGIVVDHGGTITVRSEPGAGTEFRICFPTDGQQLEPNGAD, from the coding sequence ATGGTCGGCACCCTCCCCCAGTTGGACGAGAGCGGCGAAGTCCGCCCAGCCGGCTGGCGCCGGACCCTCGCGCTGTTCCTCGCGACCTGCTTCTTCACCCTGGACTGGATTACGCCGCTGGGGGTCGCGGTAGGCGTCCCCTACGTCGCCGTGATCCTGGTCTCGCTGCGCCTGCCGACCTCCAGGGAAGTCGTGTTCTTCGCGATCGGCTGTTCCGTACTCACGTTGATCGGGATCGGCCTGTCTCCGGGGCCTGGGGGCGTTGAGTGGTGGAAGGTGCTGGCGAATCGCACCCTCGCTCTCTTCGTCATCTGGACCACGGCCACAGTCGGCCTTCAGCGACGCCGTGTCCACCTCGCTCTGCGCGCATCGCGGATGGCACGCGAGAAGGGCGACCAGGCGCATGCCATTTCGCTCGCAGAGAACCAGGCCCGGTTGGGCGGCGTCATCCAATCTGCCATGGACGGCATCGTGACGATCGATGAGAACCAGCGAATCGTGGTATTCAACCACGCCGCAGAACAATTGTTCGGGGCAAGCGCGGACGATGTGATCGGGAAGTCGGCCGATCGCTTGATCCCCGAGCGCACCCGCGGCCAGCAGCCGGACTTCATCCGCGAATTCGCTGCGAGTGGTGAAGCGACCCGTCGCCTGGGAGTACAGGGCGATTTGTTCGGGCTCCGCTCGGATGGGACGGAGTTTCCGATCGAGATCTCCATCTCCCAGGCCGAGACCGACGGCAAGAAGCTGTTCACGGCCTTCATCCACGATATCACCGAGCAACGCCTCGCCGTAGAAGAACTGGCCATCCGGGCGAAACAAGAAGCCGTGATCGCCGATCTGGGCCGACGTGCCTTCATCGAGATGTCCCTCGAGAAGACGATCCAGGAGTGTTTGGAGACCTTGTCCCTGACCCTGGGTGCCGAGTTCGCAAAGGTGCTCGAACTCAACCCGGACCAGACCTCATTCAAGCTGGTTGCAGGCGTCGGTTGGAAGGCCGAACCGGCAGATACCCTCCCCATTCCCGCGGATCCCAGTACCCAGTCGGGCTACACGCTCTCCGTGGATCACCCCGTCGTGGTGACCGACCTCGAGAGCGAAACCCGTTTCTCGGGGCCGACCCTGCTCGAGACCCACGACGTGCGGAGCGGATTGAGCGTCGTGATTCCCGGAGACGACGGCCCCTATGGCGTACTCGGCGTACACGGGCAACAAGCGAGGCCATACAGCAAGAACGACATCGACTTCCTTCAAGCCATCGCCAGCTTCATCGGACTCGCGGCTCGCCGCGCCAAGGCGGATAGGCGATTGCGCAGCGCCGAGGCAAGAGCTCGTGAGGCGGAGGAGCTGGCCTCGATCGGCACGATCATGGCCGGGATCGCTCACGACGTTGGCACGCCGATGAACGTCATCATGGGCTACGCCGACATGCTCGAGCGCAGCCTCTCTGATCCGAAGGAACGAGAGCGAGCCACCCTGATCAAGCAGCAGATCGGCCGCATCGTGCGCCTCGTCGATACGCTGCTCAACATGGCCCGTCCCTCGAAGGGCGTGCCGGTTCCAGTACAGCTCGGTGAGTTACTCGATGCATCGCTCTCCTTCTTTCAGGAGAAACTCCGAAAACACGGCATCTTCGTCGAAAAGAAATTCGAGCCGGCGCCCGAGATCCGCGGCAACGCCGACCGATTGCAGCAGCTCTTCTTGAACCTGTTCGTGAATGCAGTCGACGCCATGCCCGACGGTGGCACTCTCCAGGTCCAACTCAGACCGTTGGGAGAAGACGAGGTCGAGGTGCGAATACGAGACGACGGAACGGGGATCCAATCCGGCGATCTGCAACGCATCTTCGAGCCCTTCTTCACCACCAAGCAGCGCGGAGAGGGAACCGGCCTTGGGCTCGTCGTCAGCAAGGGCATCGTGGTGGATCACGGTGGCACGATCACGGTCCGGAGCGAACCCGGAGCCGGAACGGAATTCCGAATCTGCTTTCCCACGGATGGACAGCAGCTCGAGCCCAACGGGGCAGACTGA